AAGCCTGGCAAGGACCGGAGAAAGGGGATCTCCCGATCCCGGGTTGTAGAGACGGACATAGCAGGCTTTGAGCACAGGAGATATGACCATGGCAAAAAACATAGCAGTCTTTGGGATCTATCGTAACCGCAGCCAAGTAGAACAGGCGGTCGAGGCACTGAAGTATGCCGACTTCCGCAATGCCGACATTTCGGTTCTCTTCTCCGAGAATACCGGCACCAAAGACTTCGCGGTGGAAAAAGAGACGAAGATGCCTGAAGGTTCAACCGCGGGAGCAGGGACCGGTGCGGTGATCGGCGGCACGCTCGGGTGGCTTGCCGGCATCGGCAGCCTCGCCATCCCGGGTGTCGGCCCTCTGATTGCAGCCGGCCCGATCGTCTCGCTGCTGGCAGGTATCGGTGCCGGTGGCGTCGTCGGCGGCATCGCCGGAGCCCTCGTGGGAATGGGTATCCCCGAGTACGAGGCGCAACGGTATGAGGGGCGGGTGAAGGATGGCGGCATCCTCCTCTCGGTGCATTGCGACAACAGGGACTGGAAAAAGCAGGCAATGGACATCCTGAAGCGCACCGGTGCTGAAGACATCGGCTCCAAGGGGGAAAGTGACTCCGATGAGGACGTATCGGACAAGCCGCGCCCCAAAGGAAGCTTCTGACCGAGGCGCGACCGCTTCAGGCCCTGAAACGGCAACAAAAAGCCCCGTCTGAAAAGGCGGGGCTTTTTGTTGCGTCCTTCCGCAGTGCCGGGGAACCGAGTGCCTGTGCCCCACAAGGCGCTGAAGAAGACCTTGCGTCCCCCCCTTTGCGAAGGGTGTATAGACTGTAGACATAGGTAACAACTGTGCGGGGACATAGGTAACACTTTATGATCTAGACATGCATCTCTCTTTGAAAGGAGGGCGGTCATGTCTTGGCAAGAGGTGAGTATCTTGGCCCTTAAGTCTGAGTTCGTGTTGTTCGCGCAACAGGAGTCCTGCAACTTCTCCGAGTTGTGCGCGCGTTTCAACATCAGTAGGAAGACGGGCTACAAGTGGCTCGACCGCTTTAAAGAGTCAGGCGCAGCAGGCCTGGTAGATCAATCGCGTCGCCCCCATAACAGCCCATCGAAGACAGAGGCATCTGTTGAAGACGCTGTCGTTGCCCTGCGGGGCCAACATGAGACATGGGGGGGACGTAAGCTCCGCAGGAGAATGACCGACCTTGGGCACGAAGAGGTGCCGGCTGCATCGACTATAACCGACATCCTGCGGCGCCGAGGGCTTATCGATCCGCTTGAGTCGCTGAAGCACCAACCGCTTGGTAGTTTCGAGCACCCTCACCCTAACGATCTGTGGCAGATGGACTTCAAGGGACACTTCATGACGCGCCGCAGGCGCTGCCATCCTCTGACGATCCTTGACGACCATTCGCGCTTTGATGTGCTGCTGAAAGCATGTGCTGATGAGACAACTGCGACGGTTCAGCAAGCGTTGATCGAGACGTTTCGACGCTACGGCCTTCCTAATCGCATCACGATGGATAATGGAAGCCCTTGGGGCAACGACGCGTTCACCGGTCTCACACAGCTGACTGTCTGGATTGTCCGTGTCGGTGTGGCAGTGAGCCATTCTCGGCCATATCATCCCCAGACCCAAGGAAAGGACGAGCGGTTTCATCGCACTCTGGGTGAGGATTGCATCTCTAAGGCTGTATTTGCCGACCTGGACGAGTGCCAGCGCGCGTTCGATAGGTTTCGTGACATCTATAATCTCGAACGACCTCACGAAGCGCTAGGTTTAGACACTCCTATCACCCGGTACGAGCCGAGCCAGCGTCCGTATCCCGAGGTCCTCCCTCAGATAGAATACTGGCCGGGGGACGCAGTCAGAAAGGTTCAAGAAAATGGCGACGTCCACTTTAAAGGCAGAATCTTTCGACTCTCTAAGGCTCTAAGGGGGCAGCCTGTAGCATTCAGGGAGACCGCCCAAGACGGCAAATTTTCGATACATTTTTGCAACCAGAAGCTCAGAGAAGTTCACATGTCCGAGGCGGCAGAGTAGTCCAAAAGTGTTACCTATGTCCCCGCACACTTGTAACCCTTGACTCCGGTCCAAACAAAAAGGGGGGACAGGGGGGATTTGCAGATGTGGCGCCGCAACGATGAGGCCGCTCCGGAATCTCCGCCAGTTGCAGCAGTATCAGAAGTACAGATCCCGCTTCCCCTTCTCTATCTCCTGAAGGCGCTCGACAGCGGTCTTCCGGATCGTCTCGTCCGGGATCGTCGCCAGCGCCTCCTTTATCAGGACCTCCCCGTCCGCCCGGGTCGCCTCGTCTGCGTAGTCGAGTAGGTACTCCTTGAAGGTGAGGAGGGCGTTCGGCAGGCAGACGTTCTGGATTTCCCCGCTCTTTGCGAGCTCCATGAAGCGGTCTCCGGTCCGCCCCTGGCGGTAACAGGCGGTGCAGTAGCTCGGAATGAACCCTTTGCGGCACAGCATGCGGATGATCTCGTTCGGGGAGCGCTGGTCGCTCGGCTCGAACTGCTGGCCGTTGTTGATGTTGCTGGTGGCCTGGTGCTCCTCGTACACCTTCTGGTAGCCGCCGACGCCGGTGCACGACCCGGCGCTGACCTGGGAGATGCCGTAGGTGATGAGCTCGTCGCGCAACTCCGGCTCCTCGCGGGTGGAAAGGATCATCCCGGTGTACGGCACCGCAAGCCGGATGATGGCGATGACCTTCCTGAAGTCGTCGTCGCTCACCAGATGAGGGAAGCTCTCCAGGTTCACCGTCCCCGCCGGGCGCATGCGCGGGACGGAGATGGTGTGGGGCCCCACGCCAAAGGTCTTCTCCAGGTGCTCCGCGTGCAGGAACATCGCCACCGTCTCATATTTGAACTCGTACAGTCCGTAGAGGACGCCGATCCCCACGTCGTCGATCCCACCCTGCATCGCCCGGTCCATGGCGGTGGTGTGCCAGTTGTAATCCCGTTTCGGGCCGGCGGGGTGGAGGGCGGCGTAGGTCGGGCGGTGGTACGTCTCCTGGAAGAGGATGTAGGTCCCGATCTTCGCTTCCTTCAGTTTGCGGTACTCCTCCACCGTGGTGGCGGCGATGTTCACGTTCACCCGCCTGATCGCACCGTTGCCGTCCTTTATGCTGTAGATCTCGCGGATAGCATCGGTCACGTACTCGATGGGACATTGCACCGGATGCTCACCCGCCTCGAGGGCAAGACGCTTGTGCCCCAGGGACTCGATGATCTCCACCTCCCTGCGCACCTCCTCCATGGTGAGGCGGTGGCGCAGCTGCTCCTTGTTCTGCATCTGGTAGCCGCAGTAGACGCAGCTGTTCACGCAGTGGCTGGAGAGATAGAGCGGCGCGAAGATGACGATCCTCTTGCCGTAGATCGCCTCCTTCACAGCGGCCGCGGCGGCGTACATTTCGCCGAGAAGTTGCGGGTCCTGCACCTGCAGGAGAACGGCGACCTCTGCGGCGGAAAGCCCGTGATGTCCCCTCCCCTTTTCGATGATTGCCCGCACCGCCGCCGGCTCTGCCGCGGTGGACGCCCCCTCGTCTATGAGCCTGAGGATGAGGTCGTCGTCGATGAACCGGTCGGAGCTGCGCTCTTTTTCGTCAATCATTCCTTGCCTCCTTGATCGTCTGCGAGGTCAGCGCGGATTTCACCGTCACCCCCTTGATGTTGCCGAGCTTGCCCGTCATGGCGCCGATCTCGTCGGTCGTCCCCTCGATGATAAGAGCGATGACCCCCACGTTTGCCTCCAGCCGCGGGATTCCCATCCGCCCGACGACGACGTGGCCGTAGCTGCTGATGATGGCGTTCACCTTGTCCCTCACCTCTTTCGGATCGTCGATGACGATGCCGATGACACCTACCCGTTTACTCATGGCGCTACCCTCCGGAAAATGAAAAAGCCTTCTTCTGCGCGGAGCAAAAGAAGGCTAGAGACCTTTGGTATTATATACCGCTTGGCACTTCTGGCGATCCTTCCGCTCAGGCCTTGCCCTTGCGTCAGATACGGTATGTCTTGCTACGGGGGATTCCTCGAAGGCAGGCCGTCCAAGCCCCGACTTCTCAGAATTAATAGGTTCTACATACTCCCTTTCAAGCAGTATATCAATGTTTACATTTTCTCAGAAAAGGACACGACTCATTTTTGTTCATCCGGGAAACCGGGGGGAGCCAACGTTCTTCCCATCGAAGGACCAGCCGAGGCCATTACGTTCCCCCTTTGCGAAGGGGGGACAGGGGGGATTTGCTCTTAGTCGGCGTCCAGAGTCCCGGAACTCCCGGAAGGACCTCAGTTTTCCCCCTCCAGCGGGATCTTCTTCCCCTTCTGTCCGTACACCGCAAACTTCTCGATAACCCGGGACATCTCGTCCTCAGGGAGGATCACCGGTTGGCCGATGCACTTTGTCTGGTAATAGATCTGGGAGACCAGCTCGATCTCCTCCGCGACCGCAAAGGCGGTGGGGAGGTTCCGACCGACCGTCACCAGCCCGTGGTTGGCGAGAAGGACCGCGTTGTAGCCTTCGATCCCCTGCACCACGTTTTCCGCCAGCTCATCGGTCCCGAATGTCGCGTACGGCGCGAGAGGCACCTTTTGGCCGGAAAAAGCGACGAGGTAGTGCACGGCGGGTATCTCCCAGTTGAGGCAGGCCATAGTAGTGGCGTAGACCGAGTGGGTGTGGACGACGGCGGTGATGTCCGCGCGCTTACGGTACAGCGCGAGATGAAATCCGAGCTCGCTGGAGGGGTTGCGGCTCCCTTCCACCACGCGCCCGGAGATGTCCACCAGCGGGATGTCCGCAGGCTCCATGTCCTCATATTCGATACCGCTCGGCGTGATGGCGATCAGCCCCTCGGCGCGGTCGTATACGCTCAGATTGCCGCCGGTACCGGAGGTGAGGCGGGCGGTCAGCATCTTTTTGCCAAAACGGATCAGTTCTTCTCTCTGTGCCAGTAATAGCATCGGACAGCTCCTTTACTTTTGCTCTCAAAGCGGTGCAAGTCTACGGAAAGGAGTGATCCGTGTCCATCCAAAAAAGCCGAAGATGCACGTATACCATCCCCTGTTCCAGAGCGGACAGCGCGAGCTTGACCCCTTATACTGTCGCGAGTACTATGGCACGATATCAAACACGACCAGGGAGCAGCGGATGACAACACCGATTGAAACCTCTTTTTACCAGATCCTTCCTCTGAGCACCGACCTGAAGCTGCGCCGCCGCTTCATGGTGATAGACGATCCGGATCTGCAGGGAAACCTGAGGTTCGGGCTTTTGCTGGAAATACTGGACAAGGTGGCGGAGGAGACCGCGCTCAAGTACGTGAACCGTTTCCATCCGGAGGCCCGCGTGGTGACGGCCGCGATAGACAACATCCTCGTGCGCCACGCCGCGGATGTGACGAAAGACCTCATCTTTGCCGCCCGCATCAATCACATCGGCAGGAGTTCGCTGGAGGTGGGGATCCGTGTGGAGCAGCCGGGAGAGCCGAAGAATCACGTCGCCTCCTGCTACTTCACGATGGTGGCGCGCTCAGGGACCGGGGAGGGCGCCGTCAGCGTCCCTCTCCCTCCGCTGGAGTACCAGGACGAGTTGGAGAAGAACCGCTCGGCAAAGGCGCTGGCGCGACGCGACGAGTACCGCAAGCACACCGCGGCGCTGCTGGAGCCCCCGACGCGCGAGGAGTACGAGATGTTCACGGCGCTGCACAAGGCGCAGGATGAGCCGGCCTTCCAGGGGCTGCTGGCGGGAAGGGTGGCGACTGACTCGTGGGAGAGGATGGTGCCGGAATTCGAGAATGTGCCGCAGAAGATCTTCGGGGGGTACCTGATCAGGCGCGCCTATGAACTGGCCGCCATATGCTCGGAGATCGTGGCGCCGGACCGCCCGGTTGTGGCAGCGGTGAACAGGATCAACTTCTATGAGCCGGTAAGGATGGGGGACAAGCTGCACTACACTGCGAAGGTCGTGTACACCAAGGGGAGTTTCGTCTGCGTGGAAGCGAATATAGAGCGGATAAGCCGCGACCGCACCAGCAGGGCGCTGTCCAACTCCTGCCTCTTCACCTTTGTGAATGTGGGGGACAACCTGGAGCATCTCCCGGTGCCGCAGGTTTATCCCACCACCTACGCCGAAGATGCGCGCTATCTCACCGCGCACAGAAGCTATACGATGCTGGCGGAGCATTACAGGATCATCTAGGGGTGGGCGGCGCCGGCTCACCCCCAGGCACCGGAGTGGGGTCAGGCTTTGCATATTGGGATTTCAGCAAAT
The DNA window shown above is from Geomonas sp. RF6 and carries:
- the hydG gene encoding [FeFe] hydrogenase H-cluster radical SAM maturase HydG — its product is MIDEKERSSDRFIDDDLILRLIDEGASTAAEPAAVRAIIEKGRGHHGLSAAEVAVLLQVQDPQLLGEMYAAAAAVKEAIYGKRIVIFAPLYLSSHCVNSCVYCGYQMQNKEQLRHRLTMEEVRREVEIIESLGHKRLALEAGEHPVQCPIEYVTDAIREIYSIKDGNGAIRRVNVNIAATTVEEYRKLKEAKIGTYILFQETYHRPTYAALHPAGPKRDYNWHTTAMDRAMQGGIDDVGIGVLYGLYEFKYETVAMFLHAEHLEKTFGVGPHTISVPRMRPAGTVNLESFPHLVSDDDFRKVIAIIRLAVPYTGMILSTREEPELRDELITYGISQVSAGSCTGVGGYQKVYEEHQATSNINNGQQFEPSDQRSPNEIIRMLCRKGFIPSYCTACYRQGRTGDRFMELAKSGEIQNVCLPNALLTFKEYLLDYADEATRADGEVLIKEALATIPDETIRKTAVERLQEIEKGKRDLYF
- a CDS encoding quinol:electron acceptor oxidoreductase subunit ActD, with protein sequence MAKNIAVFGIYRNRSQVEQAVEALKYADFRNADISVLFSENTGTKDFAVEKETKMPEGSTAGAGTGAVIGGTLGWLAGIGSLAIPGVGPLIAAGPIVSLLAGIGAGGVVGGIAGALVGMGIPEYEAQRYEGRVKDGGILLSVHCDNRDWKKQAMDILKRTGAEDIGSKGESDSDEDVSDKPRPKGSF
- a CDS encoding TM1266 family iron-only hydrogenase system putative regulator, which produces MSKRVGVIGIVIDDPKEVRDKVNAIISSYGHVVVGRMGIPRLEANVGVIALIIEGTTDEIGAMTGKLGNIKGVTVKSALTSQTIKEARND
- a CDS encoding acyl-CoA thioesterase is translated as MTTPIETSFYQILPLSTDLKLRRRFMVIDDPDLQGNLRFGLLLEILDKVAEETALKYVNRFHPEARVVTAAIDNILVRHAADVTKDLIFAARINHIGRSSLEVGIRVEQPGEPKNHVASCYFTMVARSGTGEGAVSVPLPPLEYQDELEKNRSAKALARRDEYRKHTAALLEPPTREEYEMFTALHKAQDEPAFQGLLAGRVATDSWERMVPEFENVPQKIFGGYLIRRAYELAAICSEIVAPDRPVVAAVNRINFYEPVRMGDKLHYTAKVVYTKGSFVCVEANIERISRDRTSRALSNSCLFTFVNVGDNLEHLPVPQVYPTTYAEDARYLTAHRSYTMLAEHYRII
- a CDS encoding L-fuculose-phosphate aldolase gives rise to the protein MLLLAQREELIRFGKKMLTARLTSGTGGNLSVYDRAEGLIAITPSGIEYEDMEPADIPLVDISGRVVEGSRNPSSELGFHLALYRKRADITAVVHTHSVYATTMACLNWEIPAVHYLVAFSGQKVPLAPYATFGTDELAENVVQGIEGYNAVLLANHGLVTVGRNLPTAFAVAEEIELVSQIYYQTKCIGQPVILPEDEMSRVIEKFAVYGQKGKKIPLEGEN
- a CDS encoding IS481 family transposase, coding for MSWQEVSILALKSEFVLFAQQESCNFSELCARFNISRKTGYKWLDRFKESGAAGLVDQSRRPHNSPSKTEASVEDAVVALRGQHETWGGRKLRRRMTDLGHEEVPAASTITDILRRRGLIDPLESLKHQPLGSFEHPHPNDLWQMDFKGHFMTRRRRCHPLTILDDHSRFDVLLKACADETTATVQQALIETFRRYGLPNRITMDNGSPWGNDAFTGLTQLTVWIVRVGVAVSHSRPYHPQTQGKDERFHRTLGEDCISKAVFADLDECQRAFDRFRDIYNLERPHEALGLDTPITRYEPSQRPYPEVLPQIEYWPGDAVRKVQENGDVHFKGRIFRLSKALRGQPVAFRETAQDGKFSIHFCNQKLREVHMSEAAE